The region AGGACCTCCGGGTCCAGCTGATGAAGCAGCACGGCCACAGCGACAAGATCGCCTTGATCGGGATCTCGCCCTTGTTCCGCCAGGCGGTGGAGCTGGCCCGCAAGGTGGCGGGCACCGATGCGTCGGTGTTCATCAGCGGCGAGAGCGGCACCGGCAAGGAGGTCATCGCCCAATTCATTCATCAGAACAGCCGGCGCGCCAGCCGCGCCCTGGTCCCGATCAATTGCGCCGCGTTGCCCGAGCCGCTGCTCGAATCCGAGATGTTCGGCCACCGCAAGGGCGCCTTTACCGGGGCCGACCGGGACAAGCCCGGCCTGCTGGAAACGGCCAACGGCGGGACCCTCTTTCTCGACGAGCTCACCGAGATGTCCATGCCCCTGCAGGCCAAGCTGCTGCGGGTGATCCAGGACGGCGTGGTCCGGCGGGTGGGCAGCGAACAGCAGGACGCGGTGGTCGATGTGCGCTTCATCTCCGCGACCAATCGGGAGCCGCAGGAAGCGGTCGACAGCGGATCCCTTCGGGGAGACCTGTTTTACCGGCTGCGTGTGGTGCCCATCAAGCTGCCGCCGCTGCGCAAGCGACCGGAGGACATTCCGCTCCTCGCCAATCATTTCCTCACCTACTATTGGCAGCGGCACCGGCAAATGGGCGACCGGGCGCCTCGGTTGAGCGAGGCGAGCATCGGCTTCTTGCGTTCACGCCCCTGGCGGGGCAACGTTCGCGAGTTGCAGAACGCCATCGAGCACGTGGCGGTGCTGGCCGAGCCGGATCAGACGATCCAGCCGAATGACATTCCGGTGTACGAGGACGGGGCCGAGTGGCCGGCGGAGAGCCCCGTGCCGGCAGCCGTCATGGAGGAAGCGTACCACGGCGCCAAGGACCGAATCGTGGCGCAGTTCGAGAAGGAATACCTCACTCGCCTGATCACCCGGGCCGGGGGCAACATGTCCAAGGCGGCGCGGTTGGCCAGCATCGATCGGACCACGCTGTATCGATTGATGGACAAGCACGCGTTTCACCGCGACGAGACCGCGGGGACGCCTGAGTGACGGTGGAGGCGGCCCACGTGGGTGCCACCAGCGGAGAACGCCGGCGGCCCAGCCCCGTAGGCACTGGGCCGAGTGGCGTGTGGGATCCCGACGGCCCGGTCGGCGACGACGTAGCGCCACCCCTGTGGGACGCCCTCCGCGACGCGACCCTCCGGGCCCAGGCCGAATGGGAGCAGGCCCTGGAGCACGCGTCGGGGATGGAGGAGGTCACCGTCCATCTGGCGCAGCTCTCGATGGCCATCCGCCAGCTGGCCAGCGGGCACGCGCCCGATCTGAGCGCGCTCCCGCGCAACGCGCTCTCCCGCCGATTGGTCAATCTGCTGCGCTCCGGGTTCCTCGACCGGGTTCAGGCGCTTCCCACCCCACCGGATACGGTCCAGCTCCTCCGGCTGCTCGGCGCGATCGAGACGGTAAGCCAGCGGCTCGAGGTGGACTGGTCGCAGCATTTCACCGATCGGCTGTCCGGTCCTGACGGGCTGGAGCTGGTGGTCGAGGTGGCCCACGACCTCCGGTCGCCGCTCACCTCCATCCTCTTCCTGGCGGAGACGCTGCAGCGCGGCCGGAGCGGCCCGGTCAACCCCGTCCAGGAGCGTCAGCTCGGGCTCATCTACAGCGCGGCGTTCGGCTTGAGCTCCGTTGCCAGTGACGTGATCGAGCTCGCCCGGGGAGGCGACCGGCTGGTGGATCTCGATCCAATCCCGTTTTCCGTCACCGACATTCTCGAGTCGGTGCGGGACATCGTGCAGCCGATCGCGGAGGAGAAGAGCCTCACCGTGCAACTGGTCACGCCCGAGGCCGATTTCCGGATCGGGCACCCGGTGGCGCTGAGCCGCGTGCTCCTCAACCTCACCACCAACGCGCTCAAGTTCACGGCCGAGGGATTCGTGGAGGTGACGGCGCGACAGATCGAGCGGGGCGTGGAGTTCTCGGTGCGCGACACCGGGCGTGGCATCCCGCCGCAATCGATGGTGACGCTCTATGAGCCATTCCGCCGGCGCCAGAAGCAGGGCGAGTACGCCTTCTCCGGATCGGGATTGGGTCTCTCTATCTGCCGCAAGCTGGTCGAGGCGATGGGCTCGACCCTGGAGGTCGAGACCGCCCCCGGCTATGGCACCCGCTTCCACTTCGTGCTGGACCTCCCACTGGCCGGCGAGGCGCAGTTCGGATAACCCGCCGCCCGCCCCTACCAGCGGTCCCTCGCCCCGTCTAAATTCTTTGCGCTGACCACTTCCGGAAGGTGTACTCGTGCGCGCGCCTCGGTGA is a window of Gemmatimonadales bacterium DNA encoding:
- a CDS encoding HAMP domain-containing sensor histidine kinase; this translates as MTVEAAHVGATSGERRRPSPVGTGPSGVWDPDGPVGDDVAPPLWDALRDATLRAQAEWEQALEHASGMEEVTVHLAQLSMAIRQLASGHAPDLSALPRNALSRRLVNLLRSGFLDRVQALPTPPDTVQLLRLLGAIETVSQRLEVDWSQHFTDRLSGPDGLELVVEVAHDLRSPLTSILFLAETLQRGRSGPVNPVQERQLGLIYSAAFGLSSVASDVIELARGGDRLVDLDPIPFSVTDILESVRDIVQPIAEEKSLTVQLVTPEADFRIGHPVALSRVLLNLTTNALKFTAEGFVEVTARQIERGVEFSVRDTGRGIPPQSMVTLYEPFRRRQKQGEYAFSGSGLGLSICRKLVEAMGSTLEVETAPGYGTRFHFVLDLPLAGEAQFG
- a CDS encoding sigma-54 dependent transcriptional regulator, producing MADPLAQPDRTGSPADSTHRDLLSIPSEIKASIRVLVVDDERTLRESCASVLQMDGYNVTLLGRGEEALETVKRRKFDIILVDLYMSQVSGLEILQGALAAYKDTIVVVMTGNPSVTSSIEALRAGAWDYLPKPFSATHLQVLIGRASHAVMMSREAQDLRVQLMKQHGHSDKIALIGISPLFRQAVELARKVAGTDASVFISGESGTGKEVIAQFIHQNSRRASRALVPINCAALPEPLLESEMFGHRKGAFTGADRDKPGLLETANGGTLFLDELTEMSMPLQAKLLRVIQDGVVRRVGSEQQDAVVDVRFISATNREPQEAVDSGSLRGDLFYRLRVVPIKLPPLRKRPEDIPLLANHFLTYYWQRHRQMGDRAPRLSEASIGFLRSRPWRGNVRELQNAIEHVAVLAEPDQTIQPNDIPVYEDGAEWPAESPVPAAVMEEAYHGAKDRIVAQFEKEYLTRLITRAGGNMSKAARLASIDRTTLYRLMDKHAFHRDETAGTPE